One Corythoichthys intestinalis isolate RoL2023-P3 unplaced genomic scaffold, ASM3026506v1 HiC_scaffold_97, whole genome shotgun sequence genomic window, CCGTAGAGAGGAAacgttttcaccaatctggtgtcttgcaagcgcaatcagttgatcgcagtcaggtAGCCTGGACCGGCACCCCGTTTGCCCTCGGCTTCCGGTTTTCGCCGCCCCCGCCTCCTTCTCCGGCTACAGTTCCGCATCCGGTCTGGGTGCACGACTGTccgacacacctgaatcaaaataatcaggctcctgcagagcttgctgatgaactGATCATTTGGTTCAGGTgtgtaaaggagggagacatggaaaacaagctggataggggctctccaagacccgacttgggcacccctgctgtagactcGAGCCAACGGTCAATCCTTAGAGTCTCCAGATTTCTACGGTCTACATTTGCAGTGAAATTCCTCCTTGGGGACGAAACGATTGGCTGCTCGGTGCGACTCGGCACGCCCCCCACTGGTTTGTAGCGCTTGAGAGCCTGTGTTAAAATGCTATCGCCGATCATCTCCCAGCCGGTTCCGTCAAATGCAAGGAAGTACACTCTTGTTCCTTTTCAGACCGTATAAATCTTTCGCCTTTTACTAAAGATTTCCGTGGGGAGGAACAGCAAGAgtttaagtcaatttttgaagttCTGCTAAGCAGACCTTTCTATACGGTAAAAACAAAGTGAAAGGGTGTGTTGTTCGGCCAAGTGAGTCTTGTCGTGTTAGCGATGGGCTAAATGCTCCGGGATTTCAAACTGCTTCAGAGCCACACCCTGGATACATTCCTCATGTTCCACCGCCATTGGCCCAAAATGTAGTTCAGAGAAGGCTGGATGCTCTTCTGCTGGTGTTCCACACCTTCTTCTACCCCTGTCTTgtcgttgtgatgtcattttgtcGACGCAATTCTGAAAAAATGGATTATTCTAGCACAGACCTGATATGAAACATTGCAGATGTCAGGTGGAGGCCAGTGACGCGAACTTCGACTGGATGTTTTCAGTCGCCGCGGGAAGATGTGACAGTGCTGCCATCCGGTGTTGAATGAAAGAGCGACTATTCGTCTATATACTGGCCAGAAATGACGTCTTTATGACGAGTACAACAGCCATTGTGGCCCAGAGAAATCAAGGGGACGCCGGCGTCCCCAATAGTACAGCTTGGGGTGTGAGGGGCTAAGAAATTGATTACCCACGATTCACTCTAAACTTAACTTAAGGGGTTtcacaactaaacttcactagACCTTGGAACATTATGACTTTTATAATCCTAGCCAAAAATTAACCATATGAATTTAAAGGATGACTATActagttctaaaattagatgcTGGAGGAACGAATGGTTTTGGGTCTCCTCTTCTGACCAGCTTGAGCTTGTTTCCCTTGCTTTCAACGACCGATCAGATCAAGCGTTTGTCATCCGCCAACCGCGCCCCCTGTGACTACTGCAGGCCGCAGCTGGACCGTCTTGATAGATTTTTTGTGTATGCGTGTTGCTTTTGTCATTTGACATGTGTGACCATGACTTTAGGCCGGATTGGCTGGAATGAGCCTGTCCCTCGTGCCAGTTTGTGGTTATCGCTTCTCGGCCTTTTGGCTAAGACTGCGATCGCCTCTGTTTGTGGGGATTTTCTTTGCCTGTCGTGGCACTGAGTGTTCTCACCTTTGAGGAGCATATTTGTTTATAGCGTTTTGTATTGTTCAGGACCAGCCATCAGAAAACTGAATTGTAAGTACTGAACGTCTTTTTTGAGTGTATTTCTGGGTGTGTGTGGTGCCTCCACCATGTCAGTTATCCATGCTGGCATGCGGAGGCACCACAGCGTGCGCTTCACATACAGGGCAACTGGTTCTGAATGTATAGTTGTGTCTCGACTTGACTTCTCTAGGAAGTTCATTCAGCACATACTGGCATTCAGGCCAGTTGACTTGAATTGTATTTTGTCTCTGCCTTTCAACAAAGGCTTTGATGTTAGTTTTAACACGGCTGTTAACTTGCGTGAATTTTGGTCTCGTTACGAGAGTGTTAAAACCCAGTTATCTGCATTCAATGTTGAGAAATTGACTGACAATTCTGCAAAAACAGTTATTGTTCGAATGTTCAATGAGACGGTGAGTGCAGATGACATTTGTTTTTGGCTGGGTAGATATTGCACGGTGAAAGGCCAGGCTATGAAGGTGAGAGATGAGGACGGCATCTGGAATTGCACCTGGAGGGTCCCCATTCAACAATGGCAAGACCCCCAGGGCTTCCAGGGCCTGAAACAGCTCCCATCAATGATAGTTTTGGGGGAAAACCGTGGTTACATACATTACCAAGGTCAACCCAAGCTCTGCCACAAGTGTGGTGAGCACGGGCACCTTGCagaagcttgtgtacagatcatTTGTAAAAAATGTAGAGCAATTGGTCATACTTTTGAAGAATGTACCAATGGCAGAAAGTGTAATCTCTGTGGAGAATCAAGCCATCTCTTCAGAAATTGCCCAAAATCTTTTGCCAACAAATTGAAGGCCGGAAAAGGAACGTCAAATGAAAATGAGATAATTGAAAATGTGGCGGAGAATTCAAATCTCCCGCCAAAACCTGCCATTGGTGGAGAGGGACCAGGTGAGGAAGAGAAGGGGGAGGAGCCCCATTCGGTCCCACCAATCGAAAGCTCGGAGGAAATAATTGCCAGTTTACAAGAGAATCTGATACAGCTTGAGAGTGAGGAAACACAGATCCCTTGTGCACAAAATGGTAAAAGGCTGGCATCTGAGCTATCGCCCAACTCTCCACTGGTCACAGAAAAGAAAGGAAGACCTGTGTCCTCTACCAGCTCAGGTGATGAAGCTCGGGTTTTTCCATCAGACTCACCGAATGAGGTGTCctttttaaacattgttttacaGTCAACGCCAAAAGAACGGAAAACTTTTAATGCAAGGATGCGGGAGAGGCCAACGCCGAGAAAATCTAAAAGCAAAACCAATCCCCCTCCGGTTGAGCTAAAAGAGGAGCCACAATCAAAAGAAATAGAAGCACAATTGGCTACAACTTGATTTTAGGTTTTTACTCTGAATCCCCTTTTAAGTGAATTGTTTTTGAATTATTGCACATTTGAGTGAATTTTATTAATCATGCCTGTGACTCTTACCTTCTCAACATTAAATGTTAGAAGTGTAAAGTCAAAAGTTAGGGCCCAGAGTGTTCTATCCTTTCTGCAATCTATTAAATCAGATGTGTTTTTAATTCAAGAATGTGGCTtgccctttttaaaaaactataaaCAATGGGAAGATATGTGGCCGTATCCCTCGATATGGAGCGGctcaaatgaaaacaaaaatgacgGAATTGccattttaataaataattccTCCATTAGTATTAAACACAGCGAAATAGTTAATGATGGGCGAGCAATTTTAGCACAACTGACTTTTATGGGAAAGGATTTTAAGATTTTAAATATTTACGGTTTTAATGATAAACATGACAGGCATGATTTGTTGGAAAATTTGCAACCTTTTATGTTGGGTCGGGTACCATTCATGTTAGGAGGggattttaattgtattttacatGGAGGGGATAGAATGGGAGCCGGGGAGGACTTTAAGATTGATAAAACATCTGTAGTATTACAAGACATTTGCCGGGTTTTTAATTTGCAAGATTGTTTTAAAATCGTGCACCCAAGAGAGGAAGGTTTTACCTGGTTTAGTAGTGATAGCACCCGAGCTTCCCGTATCGACTACATGTTCGTACGCGATTGGTCACCTATTGATGTTAATTTAATTCCTGTCTTTTTTTCAGATCACCTGCTTCTATCCTGCACACTTTCACTGCATTCTGAGGTGTCTATGGGTAAAGGTTTATGGAAACTGAACTGCTCCCTACTTGACGATGAGGTCGTAGTCAATCAATACAGGGAGCAGTACAAAGATTGGCAGACTCTCCAAGACTTGTTTGATTCACGTGCACGGTGGTGGGAAATGGTGAAGGAAAGGACACAGATGTTTTTTAAAAGAGTAGGAAGAgcgaaaaagaaaaaggaaatgaGATGTATGTTGGGTTTGCAGAAAAGACTGCAAcggtattttaacttaacacaaAAGGGGATGGattttaatgaagaaataaagcaggttaaaatggaaatgaaaaatttggcagaaATTAAAAGTAAGGGGGTAATACTTCGAAGTAGGGAAAGAGAAATTGACGAAGGGGAGAAATGCACCCGTTACTTcttcaaaaaaattacaaaaaaaagtggaagGATTTTTAAACTGCAAAATGAAAATGGAGTTTTTATGGAAACCAACAGTGAAATAATTAGAGCCGTCGAAACCTTTTATCAAAAGCTTTATGACAAGAAGGAAATCCAAGAAGAAATTGTAACACAGGTTTTAGATTTTATGGAACACAAAGTGAGGGAccatttgcttttaacaaaggatTTTAACTTAAACGAATTGAGCAAATGTATCtcgaattttaaaaaaggcaaggCCCCGGGAGAGGACGGACTCCCCCTTGCTTTTTATCtgacattttgggacattttagtACCGGATTTGATTACTGTTTTTAACGACTTTGACAAACATAGTTTGCTTCCGGACAGTTTTAGAGTAGGGATAGTGACGTTATTGCACAAAAAGGGGGACAAGACTGACCTTAAAAACTGGCGACCGATTACGCTTTTAAATTTTGACTGTAAGCTTTTCAGTAAACTTTTAGCGGCACGCATGTCTGTGGTTTTAGGAGAACTGATCAACCCGGATCAAACCTGCGCCATTGCGAGAAGGAAGATCACGGACAGCCTCATGCTGATCCGTGACACCATCTGTTATGCGAGAGACAGAAATATGCGGCTTGTAGTATTAAATTTAGATTTTGAAAAGGCTTTTGATCGGGTCTCGCACCAGTACCTATTTAGGTTACTGCAAAAATGTGGGTTTCCTGGCAGGTTCATAGAGTGGGTGGGATTGCTCTATCGGGACATCAACAGCAAATTTGTGGTTAATGGGAATTTGACAAAAGCAGTCAACATCAACTGCGGTGTACGTCAGGGGTGTCCGTTATCTGCCCTTCTCTATGTTCTATGCATAGAACCATTGGCGCAGATGTTGAGAAGGGACGATCTGATCAAGGGGGTGAAAATCCCGGGGGGCGGAGGACTTTTAACAAAATGCATTTTATACATGGATGATGTAAATATCTTGTGTACGGACCTTTTATCTGTCAACAGAGCGCTGGACTTGACTGACTGGTACGGACGGGCCTCTGGGTCAAAACTGAACAGAGATAAGACCAGAGCCCAATTTTATGGACCATGGACAACGACAGAGAAGAcaggactgccattgacggtgtcaCAGACTGATCAAAAAATACTGGGGATTAAATTTGGCAGGGATGGGGGAGGGGATGCAAACTGGGTAGACGTGGTAGGGAAAGTGAGGAAGAGACTGGGTTTTTGGGGAACGAGACAATTGACTATTGAAGGAAAAGTTCTTATTATTAAAGCTGTTATTTTACCACTGCTTTTACTAATCAGCTCTGTTTTTACCCCAAGGAGAAATACTCTTTTAGATCTCGACCGGTCCATCTTCCGTTTTATCTGGGGGTCCAAGTGGGAGAGGGTGAGGCGAGACACCATgaagagaagaaaagaaaaaggtggAAAAGGAGTGCCAGACCTCCACTTGTTCCTGGGGAGCCTGTATGTGTCCCTGCACTTCCTGAATGTATTGGGCCCATGCAGTAATCCGAAAAGTCAAGCGATGGCCAGATTCTGGATGGGCTCCTACCTGCGTAGCCTGAAATTGTTGGCCACAGACCAAAGATTGCCGGTCgcgttcccactgccaccacctTATGCTTTTATAAAGAAtttcttaaaacattttaaactaGAGAAAGAggattttaatgttttaaataaTCACAAAGCTCTGATTTCTGTTGTGCAGGAGCGGGATCCGGTGAGTCCAGTGCGCGGGCTTGCAATAGGCGAGCCCACAACGGTTTGGCGCCACGTGAACCACCCCGCACTTCCAAACAGACTACGAGACCTATCGTGGATGGTGGCCCACGAGATCCTCCCAGTCAGGACCGTCATGCACTCCCGAGGAATGGCGGCGCACTCAACTTGCCCCCGACCTGGTTGTGGCGCGCCTGAGTCGGTGAGGCACCTCCTCTGGGAGTGCAGCGCTGCGGCAGACCTGTGGGCGACAACCGACAACCTGCAATTCCCGGACTTGCCGGTTAGGGAGGTCCTCAATGCACAACTTGTGCTCTTCGGGGTGAGCCGCTCACGAGTACCGAAGGAGAAGTTTGAAAATCAGTGGCTCACCCTGGCCGCCATAAAAGACGCCATCTGGACCTCCAGAAACTTGCTGGTGAGGCGGAACAGGCAGATCCCCCCCGCGGCTGTGCTCCGATTGGctgcagcaaatatggcggctgCAGGCGGCAAGCCAAGGACACAGCCGCAAAGAAGAATCGCCTGGGCCCAACTGGACGGGGTTGTCGGAGCTCCACGGTGAAGGTCGAGGCAGCAACGGCCTGACACAATGGTAGAGGCAAGAAGATTAGAACCTGGAGAAATTATGTTTGGGAGTGCGGGTGGATGTTCTACATTGTTAGATAACACTGCGCGCCTGCACAACAGACAATGAAGacacttttaaaagtttttaaattttatagtATTTTATATTTGTACAGAAATTGCTTTGAACATTAATATGTGTCTACCTTATTTATCATTGATTGAAAAAATGACCCTCTAGACACAATGTTTTGAATCAAgaaattctttgttaaaagcatcaataaaacatgttcaaaagaaaaaatcTGTTCTTATCAGTTTAATATCTGATACGTCCCCTATCCGGGGACCAtatattaaattgatttttgggcctaggagatgGAATAGGGGCTTGCTCCGTCCACTCCATGCATCGACCTGGTATTGCAGTACCTCCAGGAACGGTGCGCCCCCTTCTACTGGTGAAAGCAAAACCGAGTCTTGCTGAAAAGCGAATCGGTGACGAAATCAGTTAGGAGCGGCGGCCGAAATCCAATATTCTCTGTCTGAGCAGctcagatgggttttgactgtCCGTGACCTTACTCTACTCTGAATGACGTCTTTGTTGCCACAGGaacctgtcaggtgtgtcaataatgtgggCCTCTGAACTGGCCCAGGTCTGATTTGGACCCTTACAAAGAATGTGTGAACAGTCAgctcaaaaaaatctgattggaggAGGAATCCGACTGGAATcggatatgcctgcagtctgaacccaGAAGAGTCACGTAGCATCCATTCCGGGTTGGACCCTAACATGTCAGCAGCAGTGTCTATTCCTGACcaaacaaacaggaaagtgagtgGAAGGTTGTCCTAGCTTTGAGAAATAACTACAATTTCAAAGCATCTGTAGCTTTCAGTGGCGCATGCACATTGACAGAGTACGGG contains:
- the LOC130911756 gene encoding uncharacterized protein LOC130911756, whose amino-acid sequence is MKRRKEKGGKGVPDLHLFLGSLYVSLHFLNVLGPCSNPKSQAMARFWMGSYLRSLKLLATDQRLPERDPVSPVRGLAIGEPTTVWRHVNHPALPNRLRDLSWMVAHEILPVRTVMHSRGMAAHSTCPRPGCGAPESVRHLLWECSAAADLWATTDNLQFPDLPVREVLNAQLVLFGVSRSRVPKEKFENQWLTLAAIKDAIWTSRNLLVRRNRQIPPAAVLRLAAANMAAAGGKPRTQPQRRIAWAQLDGVVGAPR